The segment CTGTTGCGCGACGCCTCAAACCTGCGTCATCTGAAACCAGATCAAAGCGTGGCGGTCATCCTGACAGGTTCACCGTCCTTGGCGGGCTTGCGTCCGGGCAGCAACAACAATGCACAGGCCGAAGAAACACCGCGAGATGGTTCCCCTCTGGAACGCTTCCGCACCCAACTCACCCGCTCCACCACATTGGTCTTGCGCGCCAAGAAAGCGGACATCGACGCCTTCGCCCAAGGTCGCCTCACCATCGAACAGTTCAAAGGCAAAGTGAGCGTGGTAAATAATTGAGGGTTCTTAAAAAGTTAAAAGGGTTGAATCGTTTTCCGATTCGATTGAACGCAGCCAAGGTTTGTGAGTCTGAGTCAAGAGCACTCTACGACTGAAAATCTCGTCCGCCCGTGACGGCAAAAAATTCTGAAAGCAGGCAACAAATGTTCTCCCTCTCCTCTAATGAGGAGAGGGCCGGGGTGAGGAGTGAGCGCACCAACGGATTCTCGAACTGGCTGCAGTGTCCAGTCACACCCGGTTCAATCTTTTAACGATTTAACGGCTCTTCCCCGTCTTCAGTTCCGCCTTGAGCGGATTCAATTCCAGTTGAACCTTCCGCAAGCGTATCTCAAAAGGGACATTTCCTGAGTGCAGTTGGAAGGCGATGATACCCTGCCGCTTGCCGGCAGTATCTTCCATGTCCACACACGTCTGGCCATTGATAGCAGTCTTGATGTGGCTGCCCACCGCCACGATCTCATAAGTGTTCCAATCGTCTTTCTTCACATGCTTGTCGCCATCCTCTTTCCAGAGCAGTGCGCGGCCATGTTCTTCGTAGAGCTTGCCCCACCAGCCCACGCCGATGTCTGCTTGATAGCCTTTCACTTCACCATCAGGCAATGCCTCACTACGGAACTGGATGCCGCTATTACCAGCATTGGGCGCGAGCTTCACTTCCACGATGAGACGGAAATCTCCCACAGCCAAAGGCGCCACGAGCCATTCGTTTTTCTTCAAGGCCGGGCTGGTGCCGATGAGTTCACCGTTCTCCACTTTCCAATTCCCCTTCGCACCAGACCAACCATCGAGGTTCTTGCCGTTGAAGAACTGATCCACGTTATCCTTCGTCGCCAGCATCGGCACTTGCCCTTTCGTGGCGAGATAAGCGATGAGGTCGCCCACTTCTTTCTCCGTGAGTTGCTCCACCAGACCTTCCGGCATCATGGAAAGTTCACTGGGACGAATGGCGGCGACATCTTTACGCGGGAGAGAAAGTGTTTCGTTCGCGCTGGCGATGGTGATGACCTGCTCCGTCTGCTGTTTGATGATGCCGGTAATCACGCGATCATCCTTCATCTCCACAGTGGATGTCTTGTAATCCAGCGGGATCTCGGCGTTCGGATCGAGGATGTTGTGGAGGATGTAATCGAGATCGGCGCGATTGGAGCCGGTGATGTCCGGGCCGATCTTGCCGCCTTCGCCGTAGAGCGTGTGGCATTGCCCGCAAGTGCGCGTGTAGATTGCGCGGCCATTCATCGCATCATCGCGACGACCAGGCGTCTGGATGAGTTTTTTGTATTTGGCGATCTCTGCGATTTTCTCCGCCGGAGTGGCGCGGATGGTTCCCCAGACTTTCTCCACCTGCTGCGTGATGTCCGCCTGGTTCAGATCGCGCAACTGGCGGACGATATCCGCCGAAAGATCTTTGCGATCAATGCGATTTTGCTCCACCGCAGAGAGCATCGTGCGCGCATGAGAGACGCGTGAAGCGAGGGCGATAAGCGCATCGCGCTTCTCCGCAGCAGATAAGCCCGGATAAACCTGCACAAGAATGCGTGCGATGGATGGCTCTGCGAAAGCGCCAGAGGCTTTAATGGCCGCACCGCGCACAGCGGCATCGTTCAGCAGAGCGGGCAGCAATTGTTCCAATTGGGAATCCTTCGCCGCGACGAGAGCCTGCAAAGCATTGATGCGATCGGCAGGTTTTGCAGAACTGTTTTTCAACTGCTCGCGCAGATCGGCGAGCGCGGCGGAACTGCCGAAGATAAGCGAGAGGTTCTTCGTCAGCTCTTGCACTTTCGCATTCGGGCTTTGGCTGAGCTTCTTTGATGCCGCCTCCCAACCGGTCGGCATCATCACACGGCCTTGGCCTTTCAAGCCGTCGCTGATGCCTTTCAGGATGTCCAACTGCACTTGGGCATCCTCTGTCTGCGCGAGCACCTGCACCAAAGGCGAGAGCGTATCGCGAGAAGATTGCGCGAAAGCGGAAGTGGCAAGGGCGACGCTCACCGTCGCGGCCATTACATGCTTAAAGAGTGTCATGGAATTGAAGCGGATTATTTGGCAGCGGCTACGGTCTTGTTATCCATCGTCAAGCGGCGGGCGATGTATTCACGCACCACGGGAATCTTGGATTTGGAGATGAGATTGATCGCGAGTGCTGGCTGCTCGGCAACCACCGGTTCCGTCGCATACCAATACATCAACGGGAGGTTATGATCTTTCGCGTCTTCGGCGTGAGAGAGGAGACCTTCGAGGATTTCTGCGCGTTGGATAGCCGGAATACGTTGAATCGCCGAGGCGAGATAGAGGCGCACCATGGCGGAAGAGTCTTTCTGAGCCATGTCCTTGAACAACTTCAAGAACTTGTCCGAAACCAGCTCGTTCTCGCCAAGCAACTGAATCGTCCAGGCTCTGGCGTAATCATCACCCTTGGTCAGAAGAGTCTCAGAAAGAGAGCTGTCCAAGTTGCCGGTAGCATGCAATGTCCAAAGAGCGCGGAGCTTGTGATGGCTCTCTTTGCCTTCCAACACAGTTTTACGGAGTTCCGCGACGGCATCCTTGGCCAAAGCTTTCTTGGCACTCCGTTCCTGCAACAGACGTTTCGCTGTGCGCGCATACCATTCATTGGGATGCGTCTGATACTTTGCCAATTCAATATCCGATGCTTTCGCTAAATCCACCCTGTTCACCTTCTGATCATTGTAAACCACCTTGAAAACCCGTCCATTGCTGCGGTCATGCACTTCGGGTTCACCGCGATGGCATTGCTGCTTGTCATACCAGTCGATCATGTAAACGGAACCATCCTGATCGTATTTCAGGTTGATGATCTGAGACCAGCGGTCATTGAAGTTCGCGAAATCCGGCGAGTGCTTGCCCACGTAACCAGAACCAGTGCGTGTGGGATTGTCCACGTTGATGCGTTGGCCGTGGATGTTGTTCATAAACACCTTGCCGTGATATTCCGCAGGCCAGCTTCCACCGAGATAGCACATGAGACCGGAATGCGCATGTCCGCCACCCGCTGAGTCCGAGCGGTTGTTACCGCTATGCGGCGTATTGCCTACGTAGTGGACGTGATCACCATGGGTCTTGATGTCATCGAAGATATAAGGATGCTGCGGACGCAAGGCGCCCTTGCTAAAGTCTTGCGCGAAGTAATCCGGCACGATGCGTTTCATCTCCGCGACGCTCGCAGGATTGTGCGCGCCCGCCTGGCGTTGATAGCGGCCACCCTGGATGATGTGCCAGAAGTGTGGGATCACGCAGGCTTCGATGAACGCGTGTCCATATTCATTGAAGTCCAAGCCCCAAGGATTGCTGGTGCCTTCGGCAAAGAGCTCGAACTTATGCTTCGTGGGATGATAACGCCAGATGCCCGCATTGATGAACTGGCGCGTGCTTTCCGGATCGCCCGGCTTCTTCACGTGTGAGTGCGTGAACACACCATGGCAACCGTAGAGCCAGCCATCCGGTCCCCATGTGAAAGAGTTCAACGTCTCATGCGTATCCTGATAAGCCCAACCTTCGAGGAGAATCTGCGGTTTGCCTGCGGGCTTGGGCTCATCGCTTTCCTGCACGGGGATGAACATCAGATGCGGAGCCGCACCGACATACACACCACCGAAACCGTATTCGATACCCGTGACAAAATTTAGATTTTCGATGAACACCGTGCGCTTGTCGAACTTGTGATCCCCATTCGTGTCTTCAAACACGAGGATGCGATCCGTCCCCTGCCCATCCGGTTTGCGCTTCGGATAATCATAATTCTCCACCACCCAGAGCCGGCCACGGTCATCGAGGCAGAAAGCAACGGGCTGCTTCACATCCGGTTCACCGGCGAAGAGATGTGCTTTGAAACCTTTCGGCAGCGTCATCTCCTTGGCGGCGGCTTCGGGAGAAAGGCCGGAAAATTTCACGTCATCGATAGGAGCGGGTGGAGTCGCGGTGGCCATGGGCGCACCAGCACCGACGGGCTTGCGCGCTGCCGTGTTCGCCGTACCGAAATCCGGCTTGCTGGCGTAGAATTTGAAATCATCAAAATTGATGTGGCCCCAGTGGCCTTGGTGTTCATCCGTGAGGCGGATGAAAATCTCTTTGCCCTGATGCGGCTGCAGATCGATGAGCACCGGAGTCATTTTCTCCGTGGCATTGTTGCTCTTTTGAAAAGCCGCACCATCGAAACCGGCGGAAGTGAAGATCGCCTTACCCGTCACCACATCGACCAGATCCACGCGTGTGTTTTCATAAGGAGCAGCGGCCACCAAGAAAGCCGCCCATGGATGCGTGACCTTGAAAGGAGCGGAGGTCAACGTGCCCGTGCCCGGATCACGCGTCACTTCATAAGTGCCTACCCAGTATTTCCCAGCATGGTTGCTGATGAAATCATTGCGGCGCGCATTCACCACATCGCCCTGCATCGGCTGCTTGTTGAAGGCATCTCCTTTCGCCGTCCAATCACTCAAGTCACCTTTCTCGAAATCCAGATTCAACGCCTTGCCATCCTTGCCGACCGGCAAGATGCCATTCGGAGCGGGATTGGGATTTGGCTTCACCTCCGCCTGTTTCGGGGCCGGAGTAACACCTGTACGAGGAACCACTTTATCCGGTGCAAGTCCGCCATCCTTCACCTCATGCAAAACTTTAGGCTGCGCCTTTTCCCATTCCGCTTTGCTCACTTTCTTCGACTCTTGCAGCAGGACGAACGTGCCTTTCTTATTACCCACCACGAGGTCAGGCAGCTTGTCCTTGTTCACATCACCCACGACGACTTGCGTGCCTACGCCAGAATTGTCATCGATAAGATGCGGCACCCAAGCAATGCTCTTGTCCGCCTTGCGCACGAGCTTGAACCAGTAGCTCACGGCAGGGGCACCTGCCTCCGCATCACCCGTGGCACCATGCGCCCAGAAACGTTTGCCGGTGACGATGTCCTTGAGACCATCGCCATCCATATCGATGAGTTCCATCGCGTGGAGCTGGGAGAATTTCACGCCGTAGCGGTTCTCCTGCGGCTCCTTGTTCATGATGACGTGCTGTTTGAACTTCGGCTCACCCACCTCGTTCTTCTCCGCCAGTTGCTCATACCACACCAGGCCGAAACCGTGCGCGGCCAAAGCGGTGACCACGTCATTGCGACCATCTCCATTCACATCATAGGCGAACATCTGCGACCCACCGACGTTGAACATCGTCTTGTGCTGCTTCCAAGGTGCGCCATCCGCCAATGACGCGGGCTGTTCCCACCAGCCGTCTTTTTCCAAAATGTCTTTGCGTCCGTCAC is part of the Verrucomicrobiia bacterium genome and harbors:
- a CDS encoding family 16 glycoside hydrolase, with amino-acid sequence MTLFKHVMAATVSVALATSAFAQSSRDTLSPLVQVLAQTEDAQVQLDILKGISDGLKGQGRVMMPTGWEAASKKLSQSPNAKVQELTKNLSLIFGSSAALADLREQLKNSSAKPADRINALQALVAAKDSQLEQLLPALLNDAAVRGAAIKASGAFAEPSIARILVQVYPGLSAAEKRDALIALASRVSHARTMLSAVEQNRIDRKDLSADIVRQLRDLNQADITQQVEKVWGTIRATPAEKIAEIAKYKKLIQTPGRRDDAMNGRAIYTRTCGQCHTLYGEGGKIGPDITGSNRADLDYILHNILDPNAEIPLDYKTSTVEMKDDRVITGIIKQQTEQVITIASANETLSLPRKDVAAIRPSELSMMPEGLVEQLTEKEVGDLIAYLATKGQVPMLATKDNVDQFFNGKNLDGWSGAKGNWKVENGELIGTSPALKKNEWLVAPLAVGDFRLIVEVKLAPNAGNSGIQFRSEALPDGEVKGYQADIGVGWWGKLYEEHGRALLWKEDGDKHVKKDDWNTYEIVAVGSHIKTAINGQTCVDMEDTAGKRQGIIAFQLHSGNVPFEIRLRKVQLELNPLKAELKTGKSR
- a CDS encoding PVC-type heme-binding CxxCH protein, coding for MKTAFSASLVCLGFASVLLPASAADYTLHTFKKTQLSEHFWSEGATFGDINKDGQNDIISGPFWWAGPDFKQKFEYYPATLKFKTKKPDGTEVEYPGFEGGLGTKNTYSDNFFAYTYDFNKDGWTDILIYGFPGKDASWFENPGKDGFGKHWKRHVVFDVVNNESPTWEDIDGDGQPEIVCNSTVMQDGQAANYFGYVKIAANPTEKWKFYPITPKGNWQKFTHGLGVGDVNGDGRKDILEKDGWWEQPASLADGAPWKQHKTMFNVGGSQMFAYDVNGDGRNDVVTALAAHGFGLVWYEQLAEKNEVGEPKFKQHVIMNKEPQENRYGVKFSQLHAMELIDMDGDGLKDIVTGKRFWAHGATGDAEAGAPAVSYWFKLVRKADKSIAWVPHLIDDNSGVGTQVVVGDVNKDKLPDLVVGNKKGTFVLLQESKKVSKAEWEKAQPKVLHEVKDGGLAPDKVVPRTGVTPAPKQAEVKPNPNPAPNGILPVGKDGKALNLDFEKGDLSDWTAKGDAFNKQPMQGDVVNARRNDFISNHAGKYWVGTYEVTRDPGTGTLTSAPFKVTHPWAAFLVAAAPYENTRVDLVDVVTGKAIFTSAGFDGAAFQKSNNATEKMTPVLIDLQPHQGKEIFIRLTDEHQGHWGHINFDDFKFYASKPDFGTANTAARKPVGAGAPMATATPPAPIDDVKFSGLSPEAAAKEMTLPKGFKAHLFAGEPDVKQPVAFCLDDRGRLWVVENYDYPKRKPDGQGTDRILVFEDTNGDHKFDKRTVFIENLNFVTGIEYGFGGVYVGAAPHLMFIPVQESDEPKPAGKPQILLEGWAYQDTHETLNSFTWGPDGWLYGCHGVFTHSHVKKPGDPESTRQFINAGIWRYHPTKHKFELFAEGTSNPWGLDFNEYGHAFIEACVIPHFWHIIQGGRYQRQAGAHNPASVAEMKRIVPDYFAQDFSKGALRPQHPYIFDDIKTHGDHVHYVGNTPHSGNNRSDSAGGGHAHSGLMCYLGGSWPAEYHGKVFMNNIHGQRINVDNPTRTGSGYVGKHSPDFANFNDRWSQIINLKYDQDGSVYMIDWYDKQQCHRGEPEVHDRSNGRVFKVVYNDQKVNRVDLAKASDIELAKYQTHPNEWYARTAKRLLQERSAKKALAKDAVAELRKTVLEGKESHHKLRALWTLHATGNLDSSLSETLLTKGDDYARAWTIQLLGENELVSDKFLKLFKDMAQKDSSAMVRLYLASAIQRIPAIQRAEILEGLLSHAEDAKDHNLPLMYWYATEPVVAEQPALAINLISKSKIPVVREYIARRLTMDNKTVAAAK